A stretch of the Streptosporangium sp. NBC_01755 genome encodes the following:
- a CDS encoding NDP-hexose 2,3-dehydratase family protein yields the protein MAVPSRRQTRSPLQVRLAESVLSPGGWFATLDEFHRWLSEAANRTYMNVRKVPLTGLSGWEVERHTGNIRHRTGKFFSVEGLDVHVPDRPVSHWSQPIINQPEIGILGILVKEIDGVLHCLMQAKHEPGNHNGLQLSPTVQATRSNYTRVHRGRPVPYLDYFLDTSGHEVIADIRQSEQGAWFYRKRNRNMVVEIAGEIEVADGFCWLTLGQLHTLMSVPDLVNMDARTVLACMPFSGAELTSVLATALATAPATALATALATAPATALATAPATALATALATAPATALATAPATALATAPATAPAAALAMTPAAASAAALAMTQAATLATAPAATPAGEADGEFRAALVRSCDPGEAGPHTMGEVLSWITDMRTRTDPQVRLIPLDEVRGWRRTDELISHETGRYFDVVGVSVEAGGREVGRWDQPMIEPFGTGVIAFLVGEIDGVLHALVHARVEPGYADVVELGPTVQCTPENYDHLPAGARPPFLDEVLEAGPERVRFETILSEEGGRFHNARNRYLIVHTDGAAGIDHPEYRWLSVSQLGELLRHSFYLNIQARSLLFCLTSLTGLTGLTGLTGLTGLTGLTGLTGLTRLISLTTTTPAPLAAR from the coding sequence ATGGCCGTACCCTCCCGGCGGCAGACTCGTTCACCGTTGCAGGTGCGGCTCGCGGAATCCGTGCTCTCCCCGGGAGGGTGGTTCGCGACACTCGACGAGTTCCACCGGTGGCTGTCCGAGGCGGCGAACCGTACGTACATGAACGTGCGGAAGGTCCCGTTGACCGGGCTGTCCGGCTGGGAGGTGGAGCGGCACACCGGCAACATCCGGCACCGGACGGGAAAGTTCTTCAGCGTCGAGGGCCTGGATGTCCACGTTCCCGATCGACCTGTCTCCCACTGGTCACAGCCGATCATCAACCAGCCGGAGATCGGCATCCTGGGCATCCTGGTCAAGGAGATCGACGGAGTCCTGCACTGCCTCATGCAGGCCAAGCACGAACCGGGCAACCACAACGGCCTGCAGCTCTCTCCCACCGTGCAGGCCACCCGGAGCAACTACACCCGGGTGCACCGGGGCAGGCCGGTCCCCTATCTGGACTACTTCCTCGACACCTCCGGCCACGAGGTGATCGCGGACATCCGCCAGTCCGAGCAGGGCGCCTGGTTCTACCGGAAACGCAACCGGAACATGGTCGTCGAGATCGCCGGGGAGATCGAGGTCGCCGACGGCTTCTGCTGGCTGACCCTCGGCCAGCTGCACACTCTGATGTCGGTGCCGGATCTGGTGAACATGGACGCGCGGACCGTACTGGCCTGCATGCCGTTCTCAGGAGCCGAGCTGACCTCGGTGCTGGCCACGGCACTGGCTACGGCGCCGGCCACGGCATTGGCCACGGCACTGGCTACGGCGCCGGCCACGGCATTGGCCACGGCGCCGGCCACGGCATTGGCCACGGCACTGGCTACGGCGCCGGCCACGGCATTGGCCACGGCGCCGGCCACGGCATTGGCCACGGCACCGGCCACGGCGCCGGCCGCAGCACTGGCTATGACACCGGCCGCGGCGTCGGCCGCAGCACTGGCTATGACACAGGCCGCGACGCTGGCCACGGCACCGGCCGCGACGCCGGCGGGTGAGGCGGACGGCGAGTTCCGTGCCGCGCTCGTCCGCTCCTGCGATCCGGGCGAGGCCGGTCCGCACACCATGGGGGAGGTGCTGAGCTGGATCACCGACATGCGCACCAGGACCGACCCGCAGGTCAGGCTGATCCCCCTCGACGAGGTGCGGGGATGGCGGCGGACGGACGAGCTGATCTCCCACGAGACCGGCCGCTACTTCGACGTCGTCGGGGTGAGCGTGGAGGCGGGCGGGCGCGAGGTCGGCCGCTGGGACCAGCCCATGATCGAACCCTTCGGGACCGGGGTCATCGCGTTCCTGGTCGGGGAGATCGACGGGGTGCTGCACGCCCTGGTGCACGCGCGGGTCGAGCCGGGCTACGCCGACGTGGTGGAGCTGGGGCCGACCGTGCAGTGCACCCCGGAGAACTACGACCACCTGCCCGCCGGGGCGCGCCCGCCCTTTCTCGACGAGGTGCTGGAGGCCGGCCCTGAGCGCGTCCGGTTCGAGACGATCCTGTCGGAGGAGGGCGGGCGCTTCCACAACGCCCGCAACCGCTATCTCATCGTGCACACCGACGGGGCCGCCGGGATCGACCATCCCGAGTACCGCTGGCTGAGCGTGTCCCAGCTCGGGGAGCTGCTGCGGCACAGCTTCTACCTCAACATCCAGGCGCGCAGTCTCCTGTTCTGCCTGACGAGCCTGACGGGCCTGACGGGCCTGACGGGCCTGACGGGCCTGACGGGCCTGACGGGCCTGACGGGCCTGACGGGCCTGACGAGGCTGATCAGCCTGACTACAACGACGCCAGCACCTCTCGCAGCGCGCTGA
- a CDS encoding DegT/DnrJ/EryC1/StrS family aminotransferase, producing the protein MTTRVWDYLLEYDNEQKDIMDAVETVFRSGQLVLGESVRSFEAEFAGYHGVGHCVGVDNGTNAIKLGLQAVGVGPGDEVITVSNTAAPTVVAIDAIGARPVFVDVHPENHLMDTAQVEAAVTERTRCLLPVHLYGQCVEMEPLERLAARHDLMIFEDCAQAHGARHHGRVAGSMGKAAGFSFYPTKVLGAYGDGGATLTSDDEVERNLRRLRYYGMEKTYYVVETPGHNSRLDELQAEILRRKLGRLDRYIADRRAVAARYADGLGDTELVLPALAEGNDHVYYVYVVRHPRRDDIIEALKAYDIQLNISYPWPVHTMTGFAHLGYGRGSLPVTEKLAGEIFSLPMYPSLPGDVQDRVISALREVLASL; encoded by the coding sequence ATGACCACGCGTGTCTGGGACTATCTGCTGGAATACGACAACGAGCAGAAGGACATCATGGACGCCGTCGAGACGGTGTTCCGGTCAGGGCAGCTGGTCCTCGGCGAAAGTGTCCGCTCCTTCGAGGCGGAGTTCGCCGGCTACCACGGGGTGGGGCACTGCGTCGGCGTCGACAACGGCACCAACGCGATCAAGCTGGGGTTGCAGGCCGTGGGGGTCGGCCCCGGCGACGAGGTGATCACGGTCTCCAACACCGCGGCGCCGACGGTGGTCGCGATCGACGCCATCGGCGCGAGGCCGGTCTTCGTGGACGTGCACCCGGAGAACCACCTGATGGACACCGCCCAGGTGGAGGCCGCCGTCACCGAGCGGACCCGGTGCCTGCTGCCGGTCCACCTGTACGGCCAGTGCGTCGAGATGGAGCCGCTGGAGCGGCTCGCGGCCAGGCACGACCTGATGATCTTCGAGGACTGCGCACAGGCGCACGGCGCCCGCCACCACGGGCGCGTCGCGGGATCGATGGGGAAGGCGGCCGGGTTCTCCTTCTACCCGACCAAGGTGCTCGGCGCCTACGGGGACGGCGGCGCGACGCTCACCTCCGACGACGAGGTCGAGCGGAACCTGCGCAGGCTGCGCTACTACGGCATGGAGAAGACCTACTACGTCGTCGAGACCCCCGGCCACAACAGCAGGCTGGACGAGTTGCAGGCCGAGATCCTGCGCCGCAAGCTGGGCCGGCTCGACCGGTACATCGCCGACCGGCGCGCCGTGGCGGCCCGCTACGCCGACGGCCTCGGCGACACCGAACTCGTCCTTCCCGCGCTCGCCGAGGGCAACGACCACGTCTACTACGTCTACGTGGTGCGCCATCCTCGCCGCGACGACATCATCGAGGCGCTGAAGGCGTACGACATCCAGCTGAACATCAGCTACCCGTGGCCGGTCCACACCATGACCGGGTTCGCCCACCTCGGCTACGGCAGGGGCAGCCTGCCCGTCACCGAGAAGCTGGCCGGTGAGATCTTCTCGCTTCCGATGTACCCGTCACTGCCCGGCGACGTCCAGGACAGGGTGATCAGCGCGCTGCGAGAGGTGCTGGCGTCGTTGTAG
- a CDS encoding ABC transporter ATP-binding protein, whose product MSRLRAEGLSLGYDDRAVITDLDVSILDGKITAIVGANACGKSTLLRGLARLLKPRRGAVYLDDRTLTELSTLDVAKMLGLLPQTPVAPDGITVADLVSRGRYPHQGWFRRWTDRDHEAVTRALAATDTAGLLDRPLRALSGGQRQRVWVAMALAQDTDLLLLDEPTTFLDINHQVELLRLLRRLNAESGKTIVAVLHDLNLACRFCDHIIAMADGAVVAEGPPTAVVTAELVEKVFGLSCLIVPDPVAGTPIVVPA is encoded by the coding sequence ATGAGCCGTCTTCGCGCCGAAGGCCTGTCCCTGGGCTACGACGATCGAGCTGTCATCACCGATCTCGACGTCTCCATACTCGACGGAAAGATCACCGCGATCGTCGGCGCCAACGCCTGCGGCAAGTCGACGCTGCTGCGCGGCCTGGCCCGGCTCCTCAAGCCACGCCGGGGAGCCGTGTATCTCGACGACAGGACGCTCACCGAACTGAGCACTCTCGACGTGGCCAAGATGCTCGGCCTGCTGCCGCAGACCCCCGTGGCGCCCGACGGCATCACGGTCGCCGACCTGGTCTCCCGCGGCCGCTACCCGCACCAGGGCTGGTTTCGCCGGTGGACCGACCGTGACCATGAGGCGGTGACCCGGGCGCTGGCCGCGACCGACACGGCCGGCCTGCTCGACCGCCCGCTGCGCGCGCTCTCCGGCGGACAGCGGCAGCGGGTCTGGGTCGCCATGGCGCTGGCCCAGGACACCGACCTGCTGCTGCTCGACGAACCCACCACGTTCTTGGACATCAACCATCAGGTGGAGTTGCTACGGCTGTTGCGCAGGCTCAACGCCGAGTCCGGCAAGACCATCGTCGCGGTGCTGCACGACCTCAACCTCGCCTGCCGCTTCTGCGATCACATCATCGCCATGGCCGACGGCGCCGTCGTCGCCGAGGGGCCCCCGACCGCGGTGGTCACCGCCGAACTGGTCGAGAAGGTGTTCGGCCTCTCCTGCCTGATCGTCCCCGACCCGGTCGCCGGAACTCCCATCGTGGTGCCCGCCTAG
- a CDS encoding FecCD family ABC transporter permease, whose product MTTTHDASMTVSDAVRATRRRRTARIVVVTFALAATVATLFVVTMMVGSFRLSAAEVIGSLLGTIDDPSLDFVVLGLRLPTAATALSVGLALGASGTIFQHLLRNPLASPDFVGISAGASLAAVTGIVFLNVSGIAIAGLALGGAVVAALLMYLLAWRDGVSGYRFILIGIGVAACFEGFTGFVLTRAQLFEARQAIHWLTGSVGQAGDTELRLLLGALVVLLPLAMLLQRQLRALELGDDAARGLGVTTELARAGLLATAVVLVALAVAAAGPLVFVALVAGPIANRLLGPATGGVVAAALVGAVVLLTADLVAVHLLPAALPTGVVTGAVGAPYLLWLLATTNRQGAGG is encoded by the coding sequence ATGACCACGACTCACGACGCCTCCATGACCGTCTCCGACGCCGTCCGCGCCACCCGGCGCCGCCGTACGGCCCGGATCGTGGTGGTGACCTTCGCGTTGGCCGCGACCGTCGCCACCCTGTTCGTGGTGACCATGATGGTGGGCAGTTTCCGTCTCTCCGCCGCCGAGGTGATCGGGTCGTTGCTGGGCACGATCGACGACCCGAGCCTCGACTTCGTCGTCCTGGGCCTGCGGCTCCCGACCGCCGCGACCGCGCTTTCGGTCGGGCTCGCCCTCGGCGCGTCCGGGACGATCTTCCAGCACCTGCTCCGCAATCCCCTCGCCTCACCCGACTTCGTGGGCATCTCCGCCGGCGCCAGTCTGGCCGCGGTCACCGGCATCGTGTTCCTGAACGTCAGCGGAATCGCCATAGCCGGGCTCGCGCTGGGCGGGGCCGTCGTGGCCGCGCTGCTGATGTATCTGCTCGCCTGGCGCGACGGCGTGAGCGGCTACCGCTTCATCCTGATCGGCATCGGCGTGGCGGCCTGCTTCGAGGGCTTCACCGGGTTCGTGCTGACCCGCGCCCAGCTGTTCGAGGCGCGCCAGGCGATTCACTGGCTGACCGGCTCGGTCGGGCAGGCCGGCGACACCGAGCTGCGGCTCCTGCTCGGCGCACTGGTCGTCCTGCTGCCCCTGGCCATGCTGCTGCAACGGCAGCTTCGCGCGCTCGAACTCGGCGACGACGCCGCGCGAGGACTGGGCGTGACCACCGAGCTCGCCCGCGCCGGTCTGCTGGCCACCGCCGTGGTCCTGGTCGCGCTGGCCGTCGCGGCGGCCGGGCCCCTCGTCTTCGTCGCGCTCGTCGCGGGACCGATCGCCAATCGGCTGCTGGGCCCCGCCACCGGCGGCGTGGTCGCCGCGGCCCTGGTGGGGGCGGTGGTCCTGCTGACCGCCGACCTGGTCGCCGTGCATCTGCTGCCGGCAGCGCTGCCCACCGGTGTGGTCACCGGCGCGGTCGGCGCGCCGTACCTGTTGTGGCTGCTCGCCACCACGAACCGACAAGGAGCAGGCGGATGA
- a CDS encoding FecCD family ABC transporter permease translates to MSSTLSLRRAPVLGLGLAALCVLLAAVAFLSVTLGSRDIGLPDVLRALGGLDADESITSTVTLELRVPRTLLGILVGAALGLAGAILQGVTRNPLADAGIMGINSGAAVLVVFAFTVLGIRGVGVYIWFAFAGAIVATLLVYAIASLGREGATPVKLALAGAAVTAGLGSVTSGIIMTNVDALNELRFWQVGSLAGRYAPILTGVAPFLLAGLVAALCLGRALNGLALGEDVARGLGRRVGLTRAVAFGVVAILAGAATAACGPIVFIGLVVPHLARVLCGPDHRWILPYSMLLAPIVLLLADVLGRVAGAPGELQAGVVLGVLGAPVFVVIVRYGRLSEV, encoded by the coding sequence ATGTCCAGCACGCTTTCACTACGGCGGGCCCCGGTCCTCGGGCTCGGGCTCGCCGCGCTCTGCGTCCTGCTCGCCGCGGTGGCGTTCCTCAGCGTGACCCTCGGCTCGCGTGACATCGGGCTGCCCGACGTTCTGCGGGCATTGGGCGGCCTCGACGCCGATGAGTCGATCACCAGTACGGTGACCCTGGAGCTGCGCGTGCCGCGCACGCTCCTGGGCATCCTGGTGGGTGCCGCCCTGGGCCTCGCAGGCGCGATCCTGCAGGGCGTCACGCGCAATCCGCTGGCCGATGCCGGGATCATGGGGATCAACTCCGGCGCGGCCGTCCTCGTGGTCTTCGCGTTCACGGTTCTGGGAATCCGGGGCGTGGGCGTGTACATATGGTTCGCCTTCGCGGGCGCGATCGTCGCGACCCTGCTGGTGTACGCGATCGCGTCGCTGGGCCGCGAAGGTGCCACCCCCGTCAAACTGGCCCTGGCCGGCGCAGCGGTCACCGCCGGCCTCGGCTCCGTCACCTCGGGCATCATCATGACCAACGTCGACGCACTGAACGAGCTGCGTTTCTGGCAGGTCGGGTCGCTCGCCGGCCGGTACGCGCCGATCCTGACCGGGGTCGCGCCGTTCCTGCTCGCGGGCCTGGTCGCGGCACTGTGCCTGGGCAGGGCGCTCAACGGGCTCGCGCTCGGCGAGGACGTCGCGCGAGGGCTCGGCCGGCGGGTCGGCCTCACCAGAGCCGTCGCCTTCGGGGTCGTCGCGATACTCGCCGGCGCGGCCACGGCGGCCTGCGGGCCGATCGTCTTCATCGGACTGGTGGTGCCGCACCTCGCGCGGGTGCTCTGCGGTCCGGACCACCGATGGATCCTGCCATACTCGATGCTGCTGGCGCCGATCGTGCTGCTGCTGGCCGACGTGCTCGGCCGGGTCGCGGGCGCCCCCGGGGAACTACAGGCCGGCGTGGTCCTCGGGGTGCTCGGCGCGCCGGTCTTCGTCGTGATCGTGCGCTACGGCCGGCTGTCGGAGGTGTGA
- a CDS encoding ABC transporter substrate-binding protein, producing MRTLRRVLVVAALGPVLIGCGAQNSPDTQSSPDTQNSPNTQPSSSSSWSFTDGSGETVKTDKIPTRIIAHAGEAAALMSFGIKPVGIYADESIKTDLNLKSLDLSGIEILGQEWGKIDVEKAAALRPDLIVADWWPAEKAHSGLEEGVDEKSKKLAELAPVVGVAQGKSIEDLAEGYESLAKSLGAKVDAPEIAANKKRFEESVEKFKAAVAGKPGLTVLGMSPADDKLYVANPEYAPELLDFQRWGLKVINPAKPDPGFPYWENLSWENADKYQPDLILWDGRSFTPTVNAEWGKKQPTWFKIKAAKAGAVAAWPAYWLHTFGDFATEVDKLTEAIKVADENLGD from the coding sequence ATGCGCACGTTGCGTCGGGTTCTCGTCGTGGCGGCGTTGGGCCCTGTGCTCATCGGTTGCGGTGCGCAGAACTCCCCGGACACACAGAGCTCCCCGGACACACAGAATTCCCCGAACACACAGCCCTCGTCCTCCAGCTCGTGGTCGTTCACCGACGGCTCCGGTGAGACGGTCAAGACCGACAAGATCCCTACCCGGATCATCGCGCACGCGGGTGAGGCGGCCGCGCTGATGTCATTCGGCATCAAACCGGTCGGCATCTACGCCGACGAGTCGATCAAGACCGACCTCAACCTGAAGAGCCTCGACCTTTCCGGGATCGAGATCCTCGGCCAGGAGTGGGGGAAGATCGACGTGGAAAAGGCGGCCGCGTTGCGGCCGGATCTGATCGTCGCGGACTGGTGGCCGGCGGAGAAGGCGCACAGCGGCCTGGAGGAAGGGGTCGACGAGAAGAGCAAGAAGCTCGCCGAGCTGGCTCCGGTGGTGGGCGTCGCTCAGGGCAAGTCCATCGAGGACCTGGCCGAGGGGTACGAGAGCCTCGCCAAGAGCCTGGGCGCCAAGGTGGACGCTCCCGAGATCGCCGCGAACAAGAAGCGTTTCGAAGAGTCCGTCGAGAAGTTCAAGGCGGCGGTCGCGGGCAAGCCCGGACTGACGGTCCTCGGCATGTCGCCCGCCGACGACAAGCTGTACGTCGCCAACCCCGAGTACGCGCCCGAACTGCTGGACTTCCAGCGCTGGGGCCTGAAGGTGATCAATCCGGCCAAGCCGGACCCGGGTTTCCCGTACTGGGAGAACCTCAGCTGGGAGAACGCCGACAAGTACCAGCCGGACCTGATCTTGTGGGACGGCAGGTCCTTCACGCCCACGGTCAACGCCGAGTGGGGCAAGAAACAGCCCACCTGGTTCAAGATCAAGGCGGCCAAGGCCGGTGCGGTGGCGGCCTGGCCGGCGTACTGGCTGCACACGTTCGGCGATTTCGCCACCGAGGTGGACAAGCTCACCGAAGCGATCAAGGTCGCTGACGAGAACCTCGGCGACTGA
- a CDS encoding ABC transporter ATP-binding protein: MSAPPERDLLPVASGGETWRWLRAHLRERRGTVVVTLLVGVLGATASVIPAYVMGILVDRVLEQSGSTVIVAVAVAIALSALVGGAATGLTSYLVARLGGRILAVLRERTVARALTLPLARLERAGKGDLLSRVSADAAEVTKAVSDVVPGVIASVLLGTLSLAAMVGLDWRLGLAGAVSVPLYALALRWYLPRAAPYYAKQRTAVARSSQRLVESMQGVRTVHAYRVEEGHLRAIEAASHDSREVSVGVLDLFTRFVGRVNRAEFFGLTTILVAGFLLVRADAVTVGEAAAAAVLFHRLFNPIGMLLFVFDEVQAAGASLARLVGVVQLESDPEPEGGASPADASLDLVDVRFGYDGSTEVLHGVTLRIPAGARVALVGSTGAGKSTLAAIAAGSLRPSGGSVLIGGVAPSSLDTARLRGHVAIITQETHVFAGPLVEDLRLARPGATAEQVTSALEVVGALAWAQALPEGLDTVVGEGGHEVSPAQAQQLALARLVLADPAVAVLDEATAEAGSLGARVLEDSAAAATRGRTTLIVAHRLTQAVSADRVVVLEHGRIVEEGPHERLVAAGGRYAHLWKAWESRR, translated from the coding sequence ATGAGCGCGCCACCGGAACGGGACCTGCTGCCGGTGGCGAGCGGCGGCGAGACCTGGCGCTGGTTGCGCGCCCACCTGCGCGAGCGCCGTGGCACGGTGGTCGTGACGCTGCTCGTGGGCGTGCTCGGCGCGACGGCGTCGGTCATCCCCGCGTACGTGATGGGCATCCTCGTCGACCGCGTGCTCGAGCAGTCGGGCAGCACGGTGATCGTCGCGGTCGCCGTGGCCATCGCGCTGTCGGCTCTCGTCGGCGGCGCGGCCACCGGGCTGACGTCCTATCTGGTGGCCAGGCTGGGAGGCCGGATCCTGGCCGTCCTTCGCGAGCGTACGGTCGCCCGCGCCCTCACACTCCCGCTCGCCAGGCTGGAACGCGCGGGCAAGGGCGACCTGCTGTCGCGCGTCAGCGCGGACGCCGCCGAGGTCACCAAGGCCGTCTCCGACGTCGTCCCCGGCGTGATCGCCTCAGTCCTGCTCGGCACCCTGAGCCTGGCCGCGATGGTCGGCCTCGACTGGCGGCTCGGCCTGGCCGGAGCCGTCTCGGTGCCGCTGTACGCGCTGGCGCTGCGCTGGTATCTCCCCCGGGCCGCCCCTTACTACGCGAAACAGCGCACCGCGGTCGCACGCTCGTCACAGCGGCTGGTGGAGAGCATGCAGGGCGTGCGCACGGTCCACGCCTACCGTGTGGAGGAAGGTCACCTGCGCGCCATCGAGGCCGCCTCACACGACTCAAGGGAGGTGTCGGTGGGGGTGCTGGACCTGTTCACCCGTTTCGTGGGCAGGGTCAACAGGGCCGAGTTCTTCGGTCTGACCACCATTCTGGTCGCCGGCTTCCTGCTGGTCCGCGCGGACGCCGTCACCGTCGGCGAGGCCGCCGCCGCGGCCGTGCTGTTCCACCGGCTGTTCAACCCGATCGGCATGTTGCTGTTCGTCTTCGACGAGGTGCAGGCGGCCGGGGCGAGCCTGGCCAGGCTGGTCGGCGTCGTCCAGCTGGAGTCCGACCCGGAACCCGAGGGGGGAGCGTCACCGGCCGACGCCTCACTCGACCTGGTCGACGTACGCTTCGGCTACGACGGCTCCACCGAGGTCCTGCACGGCGTCACCCTGCGCATCCCCGCCGGGGCCCGGGTGGCCCTGGTCGGCTCGACGGGCGCGGGCAAATCGACCCTGGCCGCCATCGCGGCCGGGTCGCTGCGCCCGAGCGGCGGCAGCGTGCTGATCGGCGGGGTCGCGCCCTCCTCGCTGGACACCGCGAGGCTGCGCGGACACGTCGCGATCATCACGCAGGAGACCCACGTCTTCGCCGGCCCCCTCGTCGAGGACCTGCGCCTGGCCCGCCCCGGGGCGACGGCCGAGCAGGTCACCTCGGCGCTGGAGGTGGTCGGGGCGCTGGCCTGGGCACAGGCGTTGCCCGAGGGCCTCGACACCGTGGTCGGGGAGGGCGGCCACGAGGTGTCCCCCGCCCAGGCGCAGCAGCTCGCCCTGGCCCGCCTGGTACTGGCCGACCCGGCCGTCGCCGTACTGGACGAGGCCACCGCGGAGGCGGGCAGCCTGGGCGCGCGCGTGCTGGAGGACTCGGCCGCCGCGGCCACCCGCGGCAGGACCACCCTGATCGTGGCGCACCGCCTGACCCAGGCCGTCTCCGCCGATCGCGTCGTCGTCCTGGAACACGGGCGGATCGTCGAGGAGGGGCCCCACGAACGGCTGGTCGCCGCCGGGGGCCGTTACGCCCACCTCTGGAAGGCCTGGGAGTCGCGCCGGTAG
- a CDS encoding ABC transporter ATP-binding protein has product MTGASILRRTMRRNAARLSAGTLLTSLHQVCEASVPILIGVIVDRAIGLGDTGSLLWWLTALAALFTVLSLAYRYGARTLMRAIAHEAHLLRLEFAAKIIDPRGLDTDLRAGELLTISSNDADNTSELLDYLPRAVGALVAAAVCAVTLLLIDTPLGVAVLVATPLTLLALHVGTPYITRHVAAQQELAGQAAALATDLVSGVRPLRGIGAEAAASQRYARISRLSLAAALRAGRTQAIYTAVSGTGGALLACGVAVLAGWFALRGQISAGEFLTVIGLAQFLMEPVGTLTMVPGWVAEARASADRVARVAGAPVLLPADTDLNTDLNTDINTDINTDINANLNADINTDLNANLNADTGEAGPPDGGPGGLEVSGVSYDALAGLNLVAGPGEFVGVMAHRPADADALVRVLSGRVNPAEYSGSVRVGGRILVEPHHTDLFEGTLATNLAVGGRPGNPEELATVLAASAADDVVAAHPDGLERQVVERGASLSGGQRQRVALARALLARPPILVLHDPTTAVDAVTEQGIAWGLRSLRHPEGGGTFTTVVVTSSPALLAATDRVFVLDGGKVVAKGSHADLGATDDDYRRAVQR; this is encoded by the coding sequence GTGACCGGGGCGAGCATCCTGCGCAGGACCATGAGGCGTAACGCCGCGCGCCTGAGCGCGGGCACCCTGCTGACCAGCCTGCACCAGGTGTGCGAGGCGAGCGTGCCGATCCTCATCGGTGTGATCGTCGACCGCGCGATCGGCCTGGGCGACACCGGATCGCTGCTGTGGTGGCTGACCGCGCTGGCCGCGCTGTTCACCGTCCTGAGCCTGGCCTACCGCTACGGCGCGCGGACCCTCATGCGCGCCATCGCCCACGAGGCCCATCTGTTGCGCCTGGAGTTCGCCGCGAAGATCATCGACCCGCGCGGTCTGGACACCGACCTGCGCGCGGGCGAACTGCTGACGATCTCCTCCAACGACGCCGACAACACCTCCGAACTCCTGGACTACCTGCCACGCGCGGTCGGGGCGCTGGTCGCGGCAGCGGTGTGCGCCGTGACGCTGCTGCTCATCGACACGCCCCTCGGCGTGGCCGTCCTGGTGGCCACGCCTTTGACACTGCTGGCGCTGCACGTCGGCACGCCGTACATCACCCGGCACGTCGCCGCCCAGCAGGAGCTGGCCGGTCAGGCCGCGGCGCTGGCGACCGACCTGGTCAGCGGCGTGCGACCGCTGCGGGGCATCGGCGCCGAGGCGGCGGCCTCCCAACGGTACGCGCGGATCAGCCGGCTCTCGCTGGCGGCCGCGCTGCGGGCCGGCCGTACCCAGGCGATCTACACGGCCGTCTCCGGCACGGGTGGTGCGCTGCTGGCGTGCGGGGTCGCGGTGCTCGCCGGGTGGTTCGCGTTGCGCGGCCAGATCTCTGCCGGCGAGTTCCTGACGGTGATCGGGCTGGCGCAGTTCCTGATGGAACCCGTGGGCACGCTGACGATGGTGCCCGGCTGGGTGGCCGAGGCGCGCGCCTCGGCCGACCGGGTGGCGCGCGTGGCCGGCGCGCCCGTGCTGCTGCCCGCCGACACCGACCTCAACACCGACCTCAACACCGACATCAACACCGACATCAACACCGACATCAATGCCAACCTCAATGCCGACATCAACACCGACCTCAATGCCAACCTCAATGCCGACACCGGCGAGGCGGGCCCGCCGGACGGCGGGCCGGGCGGGCTGGAGGTGTCCGGGGTGAGCTACGACGCGCTCGCCGGGCTGAACCTGGTGGCCGGGCCAGGAGAGTTCGTCGGGGTCATGGCCCACCGCCCCGCCGATGCCGACGCGCTGGTGCGGGTGCTGTCCGGGCGGGTGAACCCTGCCGAGTACAGCGGAAGCGTGCGGGTCGGCGGCCGGATCCTCGTCGAACCCCACCATACCGACCTGTTCGAAGGCACCCTCGCCACCAACCTGGCCGTAGGCGGCCGGCCGGGAAACCCCGAGGAGCTCGCGACGGTCCTGGCCGCCTCGGCAGCCGACGACGTGGTCGCCGCCCATCCCGACGGCCTGGAACGCCAGGTGGTGGAGCGGGGGGCGAGCCTGTCGGGCGGCCAGCGCCAGCGAGTGGCCCTGGCCAGGGCACTGCTGGCCCGCCCCCCGATCCTGGTGCTGCACGACCCGACCACGGCCGTGGACGCGGTCACCGAACAGGGCATCGCCTGGGGCCTGCGCTCCCTGCGCCACCCCGAGGGCGGCGGCACCTTCACCACCGTGGTCGTGACCAGCAGTCCCGCCCTGCTCGCCGCCACCGACCGGGTGTTCGTGCTGGACGGCGGCAAGGTGGTCGCCAAGGGATCACACGCCGACCTGGGCGCCACCGACGACGACTACAGGCGGGCGGTACAGCGATGA